From a region of the Gemmatimonadota bacterium genome:
- a CDS encoding FG-GAP-like repeat-containing protein: protein MIVLLLALIALSIGCGEQKTPSPGMRMDYTTHLQQGIESMRRAQYEAAEAEFRRCIQIDSTQSAAYLHLGKVLAIQNRSEAITAFERAVARNPDAVEARTWLARLYRSQREPARAAAQFEAALARQPLMLDVRKEYVIWLLGGETIWFENQKMGSSGQILPLNDSRILLERAFHHADKLSDNAINDAEARYLAGLALLRMGDYEAAIERLKVAMQMQKDRLDLRVPDRLGVAYYRAGHYRKSAETFLNLLRALPETDEWFFRTQWNLKQAYDKLGGYPWSLWSYYRFDQRPESTDTLVRFTDVARDLGVAKLDGAGPSAWGDIDGDGDLDLLAQGCDTYLAFYRNDGTRFVDISNQIGLKDVDSGFSGNLVDYDNDGDLDLYIARSGWSGPGPNALYRNDGGQFTDISASSGTNDGGSGFVSLWGDTDNDGDLDLFIANGIAGDGSSNAHYRNNGNGTFVETTNEAGLHFDLGTVGAAFGDYDNDGDLDLFTTGFETPNALYRNRGDGTFVDVAQASNVAGSGTLRGYVSFFFDYDNDGDLDILTTCLAGFKESLEGQRISYTAPTDPAYPTPKLYRNEGQAEGWRFTDISYEAGFIYAHGVMGGNVGDIDNDGYLDVYFGTGDPDLGRLEPNRFYRNNGNGTFTDLTEYAGMGHLGKGHGITFADYDADGDLDVYAPQGGWYHGDLFENALYRNESENQNRWLQVTLQGRQSNRSGIGAKLRLTVGNRTLFREVPGSVGFGSTDPYAIHFGLGEADRATRLKVIWPSGTVQIVENLSTGQIVNITEPIP, encoded by the coding sequence ATGATTGTACTCCTTCTGGCGCTAATTGCCCTGTCAATCGGATGCGGTGAGCAAAAAACACCTTCTCCGGGCATGCGGATGGATTATACTACGCATCTCCAGCAGGGAATAGAAAGCATGCGGCGGGCGCAGTACGAAGCGGCTGAAGCCGAGTTCCGCCGATGTATTCAAATCGACTCCACACAAAGCGCGGCCTATCTTCACCTGGGCAAAGTACTCGCAATCCAAAACCGCTCCGAAGCGATAACCGCATTTGAGCGAGCAGTAGCTCGCAATCCGGATGCAGTTGAAGCGCGAACCTGGCTCGCGCGGCTTTACCGATCACAGCGGGAACCCGCCCGCGCAGCAGCACAATTTGAAGCGGCCCTTGCGAGACAACCCCTCATGCTGGACGTGCGAAAAGAATACGTCATCTGGTTGCTGGGCGGGGAAACCATCTGGTTTGAAAATCAAAAAATGGGAAGTAGCGGACAGATCCTGCCCCTGAACGACTCCCGCATCTTGCTGGAACGCGCATTTCACCACGCCGATAAATTATCCGACAACGCCATAAACGATGCAGAAGCGCGCTATCTGGCTGGCCTCGCCCTTCTGAGAATGGGAGATTACGAAGCGGCAATTGAACGCTTGAAAGTAGCGATGCAAATGCAAAAAGACCGCCTGGACCTGCGCGTACCGGATCGGCTGGGCGTAGCCTATTACCGCGCGGGACATTATCGAAAATCAGCCGAAACATTCTTAAATTTGTTGCGCGCCCTGCCCGAAACAGACGAATGGTTTTTCCGCACCCAGTGGAATTTGAAACAAGCCTATGACAAACTCGGCGGTTATCCCTGGTCGTTGTGGTCCTATTATCGCTTTGACCAGCGCCCCGAATCCACAGACACGCTCGTGCGCTTTACAGATGTGGCCCGCGACCTGGGCGTAGCCAAATTGGACGGAGCCGGACCGAGTGCCTGGGGAGATATCGACGGCGACGGCGACCTGGATCTGCTGGCGCAGGGATGCGACACATACCTCGCATTTTACCGCAATGACGGAACGCGATTTGTGGATATCAGCAACCAGATCGGCCTGAAAGACGTGGATTCGGGATTTTCGGGAAATCTCGTGGATTACGACAACGACGGCGACCTGGACCTCTACATCGCCCGCAGCGGGTGGTCTGGCCCTGGGCCAAACGCGCTCTACCGCAATGACGGCGGCCAATTCACCGATATATCCGCATCTTCGGGCACAAATGATGGGGGATCGGGATTTGTCTCCCTGTGGGGCGATACGGACAACGATGGCGACCTGGATTTATTTATAGCAAATGGCATTGCCGGAGACGGCTCCTCAAATGCGCACTACCGCAACAATGGAAACGGAACATTTGTCGAAACCACAAACGAAGCGGGCCTTCATTTTGACCTGGGCACAGTGGGCGCAGCCTTTGGCGATTACGACAACGACGGAGACCTGGACCTCTTTACAACCGGCTTTGAGACGCCCAATGCCCTGTATCGAAATCGCGGCGACGGCACATTTGTCGATGTGGCCCAAGCCTCCAACGTCGCCGGAAGCGGCACACTTCGAGGCTATGTATCGTTCTTCTTCGACTACGACAACGACGGCGATCTGGACATCCTGACCACCTGCCTTGCCGGATTCAAAGAGAGCTTAGAGGGACAGCGAATCAGCTATACTGCGCCCACCGACCCGGCCTATCCAACGCCCAAGCTATACCGCAACGAGGGCCAGGCCGAAGGCTGGCGCTTCACAGATATATCCTACGAAGCGGGATTTATCTATGCCCACGGCGTGATGGGCGGCAATGTGGGAGATATAGATAACGACGGGTACCTGGACGTGTACTTCGGGACGGGTGATCCGGACCTGGGACGGCTGGAACCAAACCGGTTTTATCGCAACAATGGAAACGGGACATTCACCGACCTGACCGAATACGCGGGAATGGGACACCTGGGCAAAGGACACGGCATCACATTTGCCGATTACGACGCAGATGGCGACCTGGATGTGTACGCCCCACAAGGCGGATGGTACCACGGGGACCTATTCGAAAACGCGCTTTACCGCAACGAGTCGGAAAATCAGAATCGCTGGTTACAGGTCACACTCCAGGGACGTCAAAGCAACCGATCAGGCATAGGCGCAAAATTGCGCCTGACAGTCGGAAACCGCACCCTGTTCCGGGAGGTTCCCGGAAGTGTCGGATTCGGGTCAACCGATCCCTATGCGATCCATTTTGGACTGGGAGAAGCCGACCGCGCAACGCGCCTAAAAGTAATCTGGCCCAGCGGAACAGTGCAGATCGTAGAAAACCTGTCCACAGGACAAATTGTGAATATTACAGAACCCATACCCTGA
- a CDS encoding CRTAC1 family protein gives MTMIRAALFLFLFCVPHFVAADAIRFTEMAEKAGIHFVHSTGARGGWHYIETMGSGCALFDADGDGDLDLYLVNGANLPGQPVQGNNALYRNDTDKTIRLTDITESSGAPGRGYGMGCTVGDADNDGDLDLYVTGYPENILYVNNGNAAFKDASRQANVAAGGWSAGAAFFDFEADGDLDLYVVRYLTYDPAREPVCERSGVRTYCAPYRFRGAPDLLYLNNGDGTFEDISQRAGIADPRGKGLGVLTLDYDRDGDTDLYIANDTTPNFLYRNDGDRFTEVGHKSGVSTSASGRPQAGMGVDAGDVDGDGRTDLIVTNFSYESNAFYHHTEQGVFAEASARLGLVGPSTLPLGFGTHLFDADSDGDLDLFVANGHIFPNVSDFSSAESYPQTDQFFRYTAGVFEDVSESAGFTLPAVSRGSALGDIDADGDLDLVVLVADARPHLYRNDTLPVHPWVIVQLKSVSRSAIGARVTLTTGGRTQSREVRSQSGYLSSGDPRLHFGLGDAEQIDRLDVWWPSGRTQTLSNLSPNQILVIEE, from the coding sequence ATGACCATGATTCGCGCCGCGTTGTTCCTGTTCCTGTTTTGTGTGCCCCATTTTGTTGCCGCTGATGCCATCCGTTTTACTGAAATGGCGGAGAAGGCGGGGATCCATTTTGTCCACAGTACCGGAGCCAGGGGCGGATGGCACTATATCGAGACGATGGGTTCCGGCTGTGCGCTTTTCGACGCGGATGGCGATGGGGACCTGGATCTCTATCTTGTCAATGGTGCCAATCTGCCCGGGCAACCGGTTCAGGGTAACAATGCGCTGTATCGCAATGATACGGATAAAACGATTCGCCTGACCGATATTACCGAATCTTCAGGTGCGCCCGGCCGGGGCTATGGCATGGGTTGCACTGTGGGCGATGCGGATAATGATGGAGATCTGGACCTCTATGTTACCGGTTATCCCGAAAATATTCTGTATGTGAACAATGGCAACGCCGCCTTCAAAGACGCCTCCCGGCAGGCGAATGTAGCCGCAGGCGGATGGAGCGCGGGGGCGGCTTTTTTCGATTTTGAAGCCGATGGGGATCTGGATCTCTATGTGGTGCGCTATCTCACTTACGATCCCGCCCGAGAGCCGGTGTGTGAACGCAGTGGTGTGCGGACTTATTGCGCGCCGTATCGGTTTCGAGGTGCTCCCGATTTGTTGTATCTGAATAATGGTGACGGCACATTTGAAGATATTTCTCAGCGGGCTGGTATCGCCGATCCCCGGGGCAAGGGTCTGGGCGTGCTCACGCTGGATTACGACCGGGATGGCGATACCGATCTCTATATCGCCAATGATACGACGCCCAATTTTCTCTATCGAAATGATGGCGATCGCTTTACTGAGGTCGGCCACAAATCGGGTGTGAGCACAAGTGCTTCGGGTCGTCCACAGGCTGGCATGGGCGTGGATGCTGGCGATGTGGATGGCGATGGGCGCACGGATCTTATTGTTACCAATTTTTCCTATGAGTCAAATGCTTTTTATCACCACACAGAACAGGGTGTTTTTGCAGAGGCCAGTGCCCGCCTGGGTCTTGTGGGACCGAGTACTCTTCCCCTGGGTTTTGGCACACATCTCTTCGATGCGGATAGCGATGGCGATCTGGATCTTTTTGTCGCCAATGGTCATATTTTTCCCAATGTATCGGATTTTTCTTCTGCCGAGTCCTATCCTCAGACCGATCAGTTTTTCCGCTATACCGCAGGTGTTTTTGAAGACGTTTCCGAATCGGCGGGTTTCACATTGCCCGCTGTCAGCCGGGGTTCGGCACTGGGCGATATAGATGCCGATGGTGATCTGGATCTGGTTGTGCTCGTCGCCGATGCCCGTCCGCATCTCTATCGGAATGATACCCTACCTGTCCATCCATGGGTCATTGTCCAGTTAAAAAGCGTGAGTCGCAGTGCGATAGGTGCTCGCGTCACTCTTACTACAGGTGGGCGTACCCAATCTCGAGAGGTGCGAAGTCAATCCGGGTATCTCTCTTCAGGGGATCCGCGCCTCCACTTCGGTCTGGGCGATGCCGAACAGATTGACCGCCTCGATGTCTGGTGGCCCTCTGGGCGCACCCAAACTCTGAGCAATCTGTCTCCGAATCAGATTCTGGTCATTGAGGAATAG
- a CDS encoding UbiA family prenyltransferase, with amino-acid sequence MNNSMEQNGFRAFVVLARPFTLLAPAVGFLAGSAMATGGEIPTAGLIGTLAVTILNAGSNIINQCCDLEIDRINKPIRPMPSGSVSMHGAALLGTACYIIALGLAYLVHPRLLGIFAVGALLTLAYSAPPLRLKRHALSSSLALGFGRGCLLPVGGWAAVEPIWHPAPWFVGLVFGLYVFGASNTKDFADVEGDRAFGMKTLPVLLGPRRAAWMILPFLVLPFALIPIGAMWEWVPSSAQWLGFLALWGGYVGWLMLKRPEALTFESNHISWKHMYLLLMAGHVGFVYVFAIG; translated from the coding sequence ATGAACAATTCTATGGAACAAAATGGATTCCGCGCCTTTGTGGTACTCGCGCGACCCTTCACACTACTGGCACCTGCCGTCGGATTTCTCGCGGGATCGGCAATGGCTACCGGCGGAGAGATCCCTACAGCAGGTCTAATAGGCACGCTGGCTGTTACAATCCTGAATGCGGGATCAAACATCATCAACCAGTGCTGCGATCTGGAAATTGATCGGATCAACAAACCCATCCGTCCCATGCCCTCGGGAAGCGTATCCATGCACGGGGCGGCACTGCTGGGAACCGCGTGCTATATCATCGCCCTGGGCCTCGCCTATCTGGTGCATCCCCGGCTGCTGGGCATCTTCGCGGTGGGCGCATTGCTCACACTGGCCTATTCAGCACCGCCCTTGCGGCTAAAACGGCACGCACTCTCTTCGAGCCTGGCACTGGGATTTGGACGGGGATGTTTACTACCCGTAGGAGGATGGGCGGCTGTGGAACCTATATGGCATCCGGCGCCCTGGTTTGTGGGCCTGGTATTCGGCCTCTACGTGTTTGGCGCCAGCAACACCAAAGATTTCGCAGATGTGGAAGGAGACCGCGCCTTTGGCATGAAGACCCTACCCGTACTATTGGGACCCCGGCGAGCAGCCTGGATGATACTGCCTTTTCTGGTATTGCCCTTTGCGCTCATTCCCATTGGTGCGATGTGGGAATGGGTGCCGTCGAGCGCGCAGTGGCTGGGCTTTCTGGCACTTTGGGGCGGGTATGTCGGCTGGTTGATGTTGAAGCGTCCCGAGGCTTTGACATTTGAATCCAATCACATTTCATGGAAACACATGTATTTGCTATTAATGGCGGGACATGTGGGGTTTGTGTACGTATTTGCAATCGGCTAA
- a CDS encoding tetratricopeptide repeat protein: protein MRVIILFFILLMPLSAHSRPVVAVLPFEEANTDWLSEGMAWGLSDKLRRVSGLQMVDSDRLNAALSKYQTPVQIGQSAGATLVLYGACRLQRDQIQISARVLRVDTDDILELGGVGGPLDSLFALQDSVVRRFLDGVDLSATDMEWTAILRRPTRSVRAYAHWVRARSMLTGDAKDPDVVRDHLDRALAEDADYADAHSHLGLLFVAQRRFKEALGALQTAVRLKPDDPLTRYNLGVTYASLGQPDRAAIAFRDAIRLKPDDPITHYNLGILHHLQGNHEAAIAPLQTAVRLKPDFAVAYLTLGIALANTQSLTRAEDALKEAIRLSPENADAHYNLGVVYIEMGHRDQATEVLERAISHNPEHADAHFNLGRAYEALGRYDEAVAAFKQAAQFNPDYADLHFNLGIAHTEAGRFEEAIRTLHTARRIYPQDPLIYHNMGIAYRNAARFEEAENAFREALRLNPHLADIHLSLGSLQLDMGRYEQGLSSIREAVRLTPKNADAHRYLGEALAYLKQYPDAIQAFRKAIALKGDDGDAHLGLGMVYLQAGQKTAAVSALKTGLQLSPGHPDSLAIAREIARLQKQPEQVSTYLNRARAFEDAGLLDEAINSYRKAASLSPENADIQHALGMACLRANRPEDALPAFRKVLRLRPDHPDANLIRDFIRRMEEGQ, encoded by the coding sequence ATGCGCGTCATTATTTTATTTTTTATTCTGCTAATGCCTCTGTCGGCTCACAGTCGCCCGGTGGTCGCGGTTTTGCCTTTTGAAGAGGCGAATACCGATTGGCTCTCGGAGGGTATGGCCTGGGGTTTGTCGGATAAGCTCCGCCGCGTGTCGGGGCTGCAAATGGTCGATTCCGATCGGCTGAATGCCGCTTTGTCTAAATATCAGACGCCTGTGCAGATTGGCCAGTCGGCAGGTGCGACACTGGTCCTGTACGGTGCCTGTCGGCTGCAGAGAGACCAGATCCAGATCTCTGCCCGCGTTTTGCGGGTTGATACCGATGATATTCTGGAACTGGGCGGGGTGGGAGGTCCGCTCGATTCCCTGTTTGCCCTGCAGGATAGCGTGGTTCGCCGCTTCCTGGACGGCGTTGATCTCAGTGCTACCGATATGGAATGGACGGCGATTCTTCGCAGACCCACCCGATCGGTTCGGGCTTATGCCCACTGGGTGCGCGCCCGGAGTATGCTGACTGGCGATGCCAAGGATCCGGATGTTGTGCGCGATCACCTCGACCGCGCCCTTGCCGAGGATGCCGATTATGCCGATGCCCACAGTCACCTGGGTTTGCTCTTTGTCGCGCAACGCCGGTTCAAAGAGGCACTCGGTGCATTGCAGACGGCGGTCCGCCTCAAGCCGGATGATCCGCTGACCCGCTACAATCTGGGAGTGACTTATGCCAGTTTGGGGCAGCCCGATCGCGCGGCTATTGCGTTTCGGGACGCGATCCGCCTTAAACCCGATGATCCCATTACCCACTACAATCTGGGTATTCTACACCATCTTCAGGGCAATCACGAGGCTGCTATTGCGCCTTTGCAGACGGCGGTTCGTCTCAAGCCGGATTTCGCGGTCGCCTATCTGACGCTGGGCATTGCCCTTGCCAATACGCAATCCCTCACCCGCGCAGAAGACGCGCTTAAAGAGGCTATTCGCCTGTCTCCCGAAAATGCCGATGCACACTACAATCTGGGTGTTGTCTATATCGAGATGGGGCATCGCGATCAGGCGACCGAAGTTTTAGAGCGAGCCATCTCGCACAATCCAGAGCACGCCGATGCCCATTTTAATTTGGGACGCGCTTATGAAGCTCTGGGCCGCTATGATGAAGCGGTCGCTGCCTTCAAACAGGCGGCTCAATTCAATCCCGATTATGCGGATTTGCACTTTAATCTGGGCATTGCCCATACCGAGGCCGGGCGTTTTGAGGAGGCTATTCGCACTCTGCACACTGCCCGCCGGATCTATCCGCAAGATCCGCTCATCTATCACAATATGGGTATTGCCTATCGAAATGCCGCGCGTTTTGAAGAGGCGGAAAATGCTTTTCGAGAAGCGCTGCGTCTCAATCCCCATCTGGCCGATATTCACCTGTCTCTGGGGAGTCTGCAACTGGATATGGGACGCTATGAGCAGGGCCTTTCATCCATTCGAGAGGCTGTGCGCCTGACGCCTAAAAATGCCGATGCTCACCGCTATCTGGGCGAGGCTCTGGCTTATTTGAAGCAGTATCCGGATGCGATTCAGGCTTTCCGAAAAGCCATTGCGCTTAAGGGCGACGATGGAGACGCACATCTCGGTCTGGGCATGGTCTATTTGCAGGCTGGGCAAAAAACCGCGGCTGTATCTGCTCTCAAAACGGGTCTTCAACTCAGTCCCGGACACCCCGATTCTCTGGCTATTGCCCGCGAGATCGCGCGGTTGCAGAAGCAGCCTGAGCAGGTCAGTACCTATCTGAACCGCGCCCGCGCTTTTGAGGATGCCGGGCTTTTGGACGAAGCGATTAATTCCTACCGCAAAGCCGCCAGTCTCAGTCCCGAGAATGCCGATATTCAACACGCCCTGGGCATGGCTTGTCTGCGGGCGAATCGTCCGGAAGACGCGCTGCCCGCTTTTCGGAAGGTTCTCAGGCTTCGTCCGGATCATCCCGATGCAAATCTCATCCGTGATTTTATTCGCCGCATGGAAGAGGGACAATGA
- a CDS encoding GWxTD domain-containing protein, whose product MKNYHFYFALGLFIGLCGAGTVHAQDAESIYARALKVSHKDSLKQAIKDLEKIAEQQLQPARVLTLIGQLHLQSKQADDAIKAFRKAVQADSAWVEAHLGSGLAYLDLKNDWRGARPHLQRAVALDSTRAKMYYHLARLYRISETGDAIKAAGRAIQIDPEYAPGYLLLGQLYQDDKLDQVAVYYYDQYLKRQPKDQEAAYLFIRSLAESGKKAEAERLLGRLEDPRGYAVLGQILMERGNFEDALIAFEEYISTLSEEEGGLYWDISIVATPRETEAYRQTPPERRRDFLRRFWLRKDPLKASGGLMRWCEHYRRVLHARENYGRKQFPYDRRGEVYIRYGEPDHRSTSRSLNLNIPQPVEIIQTELARRLYGPDGVHHTFLGPVYPVRTERFINIIDEDNPELDDLPRMPFEGSMQARAGMAAEDTLGFYGYKPVTTGIAGMTVKWEVWFYTRIGGGIEVVFTDEFTSGRYDYAPPPVLTTEDRNRLERVGHDQTLRISRLFSEYSPATFMPRITRDIPEVYNISYYEPLDFHFDTVDFKGTDDNTEIRVFMGVPTRNLYVQGAGDTARVQRRVALINERSGKVYRVQGDVEVMAPRGSRSVLVEEFPMDVPPGDYMLAVQVWRPEADLMGVYQKAVPVDSYNRDTLMVSGVQVARAVAQVDSGTTGQFVRLGFRVDPSPGRIFYQETSLFIYFEIYNLLRDSFGQTRYEVAYTVRDANHTPLLIRALSGLGRMLSGGSREEVTIRYEQTGTQTKSENFVELDLGDIAPGQHEVVVAVKDLNRDIEVFKTARFYVVEAKAQSE is encoded by the coding sequence ATGAAAAATTATCACTTCTATTTTGCGCTTGGCCTTTTTATCGGACTGTGCGGAGCCGGAACGGTACACGCCCAGGACGCCGAGTCGATTTACGCTCGAGCCTTGAAAGTCTCGCACAAAGACAGTTTAAAACAGGCCATCAAAGACCTGGAAAAAATCGCCGAACAACAACTCCAGCCTGCGCGGGTGCTGACCCTGATCGGACAGCTTCACCTCCAATCTAAACAGGCCGACGACGCTATCAAAGCATTTCGCAAAGCAGTGCAGGCCGATTCGGCGTGGGTAGAGGCACACCTGGGCTCAGGGCTCGCCTACCTGGATCTGAAAAACGACTGGCGGGGTGCCCGCCCCCATTTGCAAAGAGCCGTAGCACTGGATTCGACCCGGGCAAAAATGTATTACCATCTCGCCCGCCTCTATCGAATATCAGAAACAGGCGATGCCATAAAAGCGGCGGGACGGGCGATTCAGATCGACCCCGAATACGCACCGGGATATTTGCTACTGGGTCAACTCTACCAGGACGACAAATTGGATCAGGTAGCGGTTTATTATTACGACCAGTACCTCAAACGCCAGCCCAAAGACCAGGAAGCGGCCTATTTGTTTATCCGCAGCCTGGCCGAATCGGGCAAAAAGGCAGAAGCCGAACGCCTGCTGGGTCGGCTGGAAGACCCTCGAGGCTATGCGGTCCTGGGCCAAATACTCATGGAGCGGGGTAATTTCGAAGACGCGCTCATAGCTTTTGAAGAGTATATTTCCACACTATCTGAAGAGGAGGGAGGACTCTACTGGGATATCTCAATTGTAGCTACGCCCAGAGAAACGGAGGCCTATCGGCAGACCCCGCCAGAGCGTCGGAGAGATTTCCTGCGAAGATTCTGGCTGAGAAAAGACCCCTTGAAAGCCAGTGGCGGATTGATGCGCTGGTGCGAACACTATCGGCGGGTACTCCATGCGCGGGAAAACTACGGACGAAAGCAGTTCCCCTATGACCGGCGCGGAGAAGTCTATATCCGCTACGGAGAACCAGACCACCGCTCCACTTCCCGCTCATTAAACCTCAACATACCCCAACCCGTTGAGATCATCCAGACGGAACTCGCCCGCCGACTCTACGGTCCCGATGGTGTACACCACACATTTCTGGGACCTGTATATCCAGTGCGAACAGAACGATTTATAAACATCATCGACGAAGACAACCCCGAACTGGACGACCTGCCCCGCATGCCCTTTGAAGGCTCCATGCAAGCCCGCGCGGGCATGGCGGCTGAAGACACCCTGGGATTTTACGGATACAAACCAGTGACAACGGGCATTGCCGGGATGACCGTAAAGTGGGAAGTGTGGTTTTACACCCGCATCGGCGGAGGCATTGAAGTGGTATTTACCGACGAATTTACCTCCGGGCGTTACGATTACGCGCCGCCGCCCGTTCTGACCACAGAAGACCGAAACCGCCTGGAACGGGTTGGGCACGACCAGACACTGCGGATATCGCGACTGTTCTCGGAATATTCGCCAGCCACCTTTATGCCCCGCATCACCCGGGATATACCCGAGGTCTATAACATCAGTTATTACGAACCACTGGATTTTCATTTTGATACAGTGGATTTTAAGGGAACAGACGACAATACAGAAATTCGGGTATTTATGGGCGTCCCCACCCGCAACCTCTATGTACAGGGTGCTGGCGATACCGCGCGGGTACAGCGGCGGGTAGCCCTGATCAACGAGCGCTCTGGAAAAGTCTATCGCGTACAGGGCGATGTGGAAGTCATGGCACCACGGGGCAGCAGATCCGTACTGGTGGAAGAATTTCCAATGGACGTACCTCCGGGCGATTATATGCTCGCCGTTCAAGTCTGGCGCCCAGAAGCGGATTTGATGGGCGTTTATCAAAAAGCTGTACCGGTAGATTCATACAACCGGGATACACTGATGGTCAGCGGCGTCCAGGTAGCCCGCGCAGTGGCTCAGGTAGATTCGGGAACCACGGGCCAGTTTGTGAGATTGGGCTTCCGGGTAGATCCCTCACCGGGTCGGATATTTTACCAGGAAACATCGCTTTTTATTTATTTTGAAATCTACAATTTGCTGCGCGATTCATTTGGACAGACGCGCTACGAAGTCGCCTATACAGTGCGGGACGCCAATCACACGCCGCTACTGATCCGCGCGTTGTCCGGACTGGGCCGGATGCTATCGGGCGGTAGCAGAGAGGAAGTAACAATTCGGTACGAGCAGACGGGAACACAAACGAAAAGCGAAAATTTTGTAGAACTGGATTTAGGAGATATCGCACCCGGTCAACACGAAGTAGTCGTAGCCGTAAAAGATCTAAACCGCGACATTGAAGTATTCAAAACAGCCCGTTTTTACGTAGTGGAAGCAAAGGCCCAAAGCGAATGA